The Primulina tabacum isolate GXHZ01 chromosome 16, ASM2559414v2, whole genome shotgun sequence genome window below encodes:
- the LOC142528940 gene encoding putative WRKY transcription factor 49 isoform X1, giving the protein MDELVKLTEGSEDELVNELLDDESPFFFLSSNDDHGVVVETSPFPSMDPRLLSTLYSGPTIEDVESSLSDMIYGIHSIQREDRSEACRISGLSGVIKGGCNGNKKYSVRIKNHGSTISDDGYKWRKYGQKSIKNTPNPRSYYRCAKPRCNAKKRVERAMDDPDTLMVTYEGLHVHLDHPFSCPTRKKLQRPTYGAKNQAHRERPKVAGPGTTIDPVKEFEVEAGLIGRQGLLEDIVPFSIRNPNS; this is encoded by the exons ATGGATGAACTAGTAAAATTAACAGAAGGGTCTGAAGATGAGCTGGTGAATGAACTTCTGGACGATGAGTCGCCATTCTTTTTCCTGTCTAGTAATGATGATCATGGAGTAGTAGTGGAAACGAGTCCCTTCCCTTCGATGGATCCTCGTCTATTGTCAACGTTGTATTCAGGCCCTACGATTGAAGATGTGGAGAGTTCTTTATCCGACATGATCTATGGAATCCATAGCATTCAACGCGAAGATAGATCAGAAGCATGCAG AATTTCGGGACTCAGTGGTGTCATCAAGGGTGGTTGTAATGGAAACAAGAAGTATAGTGTGAGGATCAAGAATCATGGAAGTACAATCAGTGATGATGGCTATAAATGGAGGAAATATGGCCAGAAATCCATCAAGAATACCCCCAATCCCAG AAGCTATTACCGGTGCGCGAAACCGAGATGCAATGCGAAAAAGAGAGTGGAGAGGGCCATGGATGACCCGGATACCCTAATGGTCACCTATGAAGGCCTTCACGTCCACCTTGATCACCCATTTTCCTGCCCAACCAGAAAGAAGCTCCAAAGGCCCACGTATGGAGCCAAAAATCAGGCCCATAGAGAAAGGCCCAAAGTTGCCGGTCCAGGCACAACAATTGACCCAGTTAAGGAGTTTGAAGTTGAAGCAGGATTGATAGGCCGACAAGGCCTGCTTGAAGATATTGTGCCATTTTCTATTAGGAATCCCAATTCTTGA
- the LOC142529605 gene encoding zinc finger protein 10-like produces MEEARYWIWAKTTPDPNPQIVSAAMNSYSDSWEEQAFAFDAAGTLGGCVWPPRSYSCSFCRREFRSAQALGGHMNVHRRERARLKQSPTISSSTDRVAANYTSQICSLLYKNPNLEISDTLVSDPRNISIRVPSPPATKDTPAHSFFSPVFQQNLKSTKVSSTHPSWSSFVTDKKDRVLDSIKKQEKKSAFIIETNSTEDYSTVDLSVSLDLEVCLTDMNGSNDEEVGGCKRRRIESKPLSFFQQSSKKGRFRETDVFKLNSGSVEELDLELRLGDAPKVK; encoded by the coding sequence ATGGAAGAAGCAAGATATTGGATATGGGCTAAAACAACACCAGATCCGAATCCTCAAATTGTGTCGGCGGCTATGAATTCTTACAGTGATTCGTGGGAAGAACAGGCTTTCGCATTTGATGCAGCCGGAACACTTGGAGGGTGTGTTTGGCCACCAAGATCTTATTCTTGCAGCTTTTGCAGAAGAGAATTTAGGTCAGCTCAAGCTCTAGGAGGCCATATGAATGTCCACAGAAGAGAAAGGGCTAGATTAAAACAATCTCCAACTATTTCTTCCAGCACTGATAGAGTTGCTGCTAATTACACATCTCAAATATGTTCTCTCTTGTACAAAAACCCTAACCTTGAAATTTCTGATACTTTGGTTTCAGACCCAAGAAATATCAGTATTAGGGTTCCATCACCTCCTGCTACAAAAGATACACCAGCCCACAGTTTCTTCTCCCCAGTATTCCAGCAAAATTTGAAGAGTACCAAGGTTTCATCTACTCATCCCTCTTGGTCAAGTTTTGTCACAGATAAAAAAGATCGTGTTCTGGATTCGATCAAGAAGCAAGAAAAGAAATCGGCGTTTATAATTGAGACTAATTCTACGGAAGATTATTCTACTGTGGATTTATCAGTGAGTTTGGACTTGGAAGTTTGTCTAACAGATATGAATGGATCAAATGATGAAGAAGTTGGCGGTTGTAAGAGGAGGAGAATCGAATCCAAGCCCTTAAGTTTCTTCCAACAATCGAGTAAAAAGGGTAGATTTCGTGAAACAGATGTGTTTAAACTGAATTCGGGTTCTGTAGAGGAATTGGATCTCGAGTTAAGGCTTGGTGACGCTCCAAAGGTGAAGTAA
- the LOC142528531 gene encoding protein PSK SIMULATOR 2-like: protein MGWLPDIGYIMGGRGDSFCTESKKKSCNLGILSLETAKIMARLVSLYRSLSDEEIFKLREEILNSEGVMFLNSRDEKFLLSLACKEMLEDLDRAAASVSRLGKKCNDFGLNRFDLAYVNLKLGIIDSRKLEYGSRLNEKMLRKMQRLISATSRLHAALEGLTELELTEQKMRQVKNKKMHLIKSNFDSFTQKLVNQRKMVHYFQGISLWCKTFDKSVGLMARIVCVVYVRICAVFRQYVPNLTTFSSQNIGCFKNQTDTPMIEPVREQFTSHSGPITMASKVSLVRFHSQKSDLFFIEQDDSVLSIENLLKKSLFHSAGPLTLGGSGLALHYAKVILLAEKYLDPTEFHRSY, encoded by the coding sequence ATGGGTTGGTTACCGGATATTGGCTATATAATGGGTGGCCGAGGGGATAGTTTCTGCACTGAGAGTAAGAAGAAATCATGTAATTTAGGAATTCTATCACTTGAAACGGCCAAAATCATGGCAAGATTAGTATCCCTTTACAGATCCCTCTCCGACGAAGAGATTTTCAAGTTGAGAGAAGAGATTTTAAATTCTGAAGGAGTTATGTTTCTGAATTCTAGAGATGAAAAGTTTCTGTTGAGCCTCGCCTGCAAGGAAATGCTTGAAGATCTTGATCGTGCTGCCGCCTCCGTTTCTCGGCTCGGAAAGAAATGCAATGATTTTGGGCTTAATCGGTTCGATCTGGCGTATGTGAATTTGAAACTTGGGATCATTGATTCACGGAAATTGGAGTATGGGTCCAGATTGAATGAAAAAATGCTGCGAAAAATGCAGAGATTGATCTCAGCCACCTCGCGTCTGCACGCGGCATTGGAGGGTTTGACAGAGTTGGAGCTTACTGAACAAAAGATGAGGCAAGTGAAGAACAAAAAGATGCATTTGATAAAGTCGAATTTCGATTCTTTTACTCAAAAACTCGTGAATCAGCGCAAAATGGTTCACTATTTCCAGGGAATTTCGCTTTGGTGCAAGACGTTTGATAAAAGTGTTGGCCTAATGGCAAGAATTGTGTGCGTTGTATATGTAAGAATCTGTGCCGTATTCCGGCAGTATGTTCCAAATCTTACCACTTTTTCATCCCAAAACATCGGctgttttaaaaatcaaacaGATACGCCCATGATTGAACCAGTCAGGGAACAGTTTACATCCCATTCGGGCCCTATTACAATGGCTTCAAAGGTTAGTCTTGTAAGGTTTCACAGCCAAAAGTCTGACCTTTTCTTCATTGAGCAAGATGATAGCGTTCTATCTATTGAAAACCTTTTGAAAAAGAGTTTATTCCACTCTGCGGGACCTCTAACTCTAGGTGGTTCGGGACTAGCACTGCATTATGCAAAAGTGATTCTATTAGCAGAAAAGTATCTGGATCCAACTGAATTCCATCGATCATATTGA
- the LOC142529869 gene encoding uncharacterized protein LOC142529869, whose product MASIALFSTCSINQSAPRSAFLGPKLSAQCTPLKSSKRKPLTVVAAAGDVASDSTVYLFAGAAAVALIGTAFPILFSRKDLCTVCDGAGFVRKSGSTLKANAARKDVPQIVCPNCKGLGKLNQIDK is encoded by the exons ATGGCTTCCATCGCCCTCTTCTCCACTTGTTCGATCAACCAATCCGCGCCACGTTCAGCATTCTTGGGTCCAAAGCTTTCTGCGCAATGTACTCCACTAAAGAGTTCGAAGAGAAAGCCTCTCACGGTGGTCGCCGCCGCCGGTGACGTTGCATCCGACAGTACCGTCTATCTGTTCGCCGGCGCCGCCGCCGTGGCGTTGATCGGGACCGCTTTCCCTATTCTCTTCTCCCGCAAAGACCT GTGCACGGTATGCGATGGAGCAGGGTTTGTGAGGAAATCGGGGTCGACCCTGAAAGCAAATGCAGCAAGAAAAGATGTACCACAAATTGTATGTCCGAACTGCAAGGGTCTAGGCAAGCTCAACCAGATCGACAAATAG
- the LOC142528532 gene encoding uncharacterized protein LOC142528532 — protein MDLDPSNFKNSDQRITRGDVQYFAKDLGHEKAYKCTFCKRGFSNAQALGGHMNVHRKDRAKLKEFSCENLLSLEINRTTDRGDSPPTEFNSSTSHKSSSPSETDTKEYSRIPEKDDDSRVVEEDRPIRDLPLFSEEPSVSQVGEKPGDKNFGKGHVEEELGLSRAVSRVEVDLELRLGPEPDHGASMKR, from the coding sequence ATGGATCTTGATCCCTCAAACTTCAAGAACTCCGATCAAAGAATTACGCGAGGCGATGTCCAATATTTTGCGAAAGATTTAGGACACGAAAAAGCATATAAATGCACCTTCTGCAAACGAGGATTTTCTAACGCTCAAGCATTAGGTGGGCACATGAATGTCCATAGAAAAGATCGAGCAAAACTCAAGGAATTTTCGTGCGAAAATTTGCTCTCTTTGGAGATCAACAGGACTACAGATCGTGGAGATAGTCCCCCTACGGAGTTTAATTCTTCAACTAGCCATAAATCAAGTTCTCCAAGTGAGACAGATACAAAAGAGTACTCGCGTATTCCTGAAAAAGATGACGACTCTCGTGTCGTGGAAGAAGATCGTCCTATACGTGATTTGCCTTTATTTTCTGAGGAGCCATCTGTGAGTCAAGTTGGCGAGAAACCTGGAGATAAAAATTTTGGGAAGGGTCATGTGGAGGAAGAGTTAGGGTTGAGTCGAGCTGTGTCACGTGTCGAAGTCGACCTGGAACTCCGACTAGGGCCTGAGCCTGATCATGGTGCATCAATGAAGAGATAG
- the LOC142528940 gene encoding putative WRKY transcription factor 49 isoform X2, with protein sequence MDELVKLTEGSEDELVNELLDDESPFFFLSSNDDHGVVVETSPFPSMDPRLLSTLYSGPTIEDVESSLSDMIYGIHSIQREDRSEACRISGLSGVIKGGCNGNKKYSVRIKNHGSTISDDGYKWRKYGQKSIKNTPNPRCYYRCAKPRCNAKKRVERAMDDPDTLMVTYEGLHVHLDHPFSCPTRKKLQRPTYGAKNQAHRERPKVAGPGTTIDPVKEFEVEAGLIGRQGLLEDIVPFSIRNPNS encoded by the exons ATGGATGAACTAGTAAAATTAACAGAAGGGTCTGAAGATGAGCTGGTGAATGAACTTCTGGACGATGAGTCGCCATTCTTTTTCCTGTCTAGTAATGATGATCATGGAGTAGTAGTGGAAACGAGTCCCTTCCCTTCGATGGATCCTCGTCTATTGTCAACGTTGTATTCAGGCCCTACGATTGAAGATGTGGAGAGTTCTTTATCCGACATGATCTATGGAATCCATAGCATTCAACGCGAAGATAGATCAGAAGCATGCAG AATTTCGGGACTCAGTGGTGTCATCAAGGGTGGTTGTAATGGAAACAAGAAGTATAGTGTGAGGATCAAGAATCATGGAAGTACAATCAGTGATGATGGCTATAAATGGAGGAAATATGGCCAGAAATCCATCAAGAATACCCCCAATCCCAGGTG CTATTACCGGTGCGCGAAACCGAGATGCAATGCGAAAAAGAGAGTGGAGAGGGCCATGGATGACCCGGATACCCTAATGGTCACCTATGAAGGCCTTCACGTCCACCTTGATCACCCATTTTCCTGCCCAACCAGAAAGAAGCTCCAAAGGCCCACGTATGGAGCCAAAAATCAGGCCCATAGAGAAAGGCCCAAAGTTGCCGGTCCAGGCACAACAATTGACCCAGTTAAGGAGTTTGAAGTTGAAGCAGGATTGATAGGCCGACAAGGCCTGCTTGAAGATATTGTGCCATTTTCTATTAGGAATCCCAATTCTTGA